A region of Falco peregrinus isolate bFalPer1 chromosome 13, bFalPer1.pri, whole genome shotgun sequence DNA encodes the following proteins:
- the LOC129785563 gene encoding atherin-like produces the protein MLKEIVPKALLKSRWKHPKPFPHTLSGATRPQRPTIHCSSHSRREYHTPLAPTAQEAVKELASPLFSKQGTAAQTGSQAPAPHSPTAHTVALQDAAWWDMSDVLHELEAVIQERSQQPVEQRHSAQSMDAAMAVKPRAATEDSESTLAAEPRGEPSTASPVPDERQDGEHMASPMSGDPPGEASAAIVSPAAHDHEGAFLLPENAVDNTATPHLAPAAENGDNETACPLPWEPWHQVSQGRVASTEHPQVPEAGAAPGACVAGTWLVDILSISSPPPPPPRPPPPPLVLLSPCRRPPSTEATRSPPLAAGP, from the coding sequence atgctgaaGGAAATAgtgccaaaggctttactgaagtctagGTGGAAACATCCAAAGCCATTCCCTCATACACTAAGCGGGGCAACACGGCCCCAGAGGCCCACGATTCACTGCAGTTCCCACTCTCGGAGGGAGTACCACACACCTCTTGCTCCCACAGCACAGGAGGCGGTGAAGGAACTGGCTTCTCCTCTCTTCagcaagcagggcacagcagcacagacagggagccaggcacctgccccacacagccccacagcccacacCGTGGCTCTGCAGGACGCAGCTTGGTGGGACATGAGTGATGTCCTGCACGAGCTTGAGGCTGTGATCCAAGAACGCAGCCAGCAGCCGGTGGAACAGCGGCACTCGGCACAAAGCATGGATGCGGCGATGGCAGTAAAACCACGTGCAGCAACTGAGGATAGCGAGTCTACATTGGCTGCAGAGCCTCggggagagcccagcacagcctctcctgtCCCAGACGAACGCCAGGATGGAGAACACATGGCTTCTCCCATGTCTGGAGACCCTCCAGGAGAGGCTAGTGCAGCCATCGTCTCCCCGGCAGCACACGATCATGAAGGGGCTTTTTTGTTGCCTGAAAATGCTGTGGACAACACCGCCAcaccacaccttgccccagcagcagagaacGGAGACAATGAGACAGCTTGTCCCCTGCCTTGGGAGCcttggcaccaggtgagccAGGGGCGCGTGGCCAGCACCGAGCATCCCCAGGTACCGGAGGCAGGCGCGGCGCCCGGGGCATGTGTGGCAGGGACATGGCTGGTGGACAtcctctccatctcctccccaccaccaccacccccccggcccccgcccccgccttTAGTCTTGCTCTCCCCATGCAGGCgacctcccagcacagaggcgACAcgcagccctcctctggctgcaggaccGTAA